In Phoenix dactylifera cultivar Barhee BC4 chromosome 11, palm_55x_up_171113_PBpolish2nd_filt_p, whole genome shotgun sequence, the following are encoded in one genomic region:
- the LOC120112558 gene encoding uncharacterized protein LOC120112558 encodes MVTSNAALFARYKKRAAEAGGAPPEPKKKAKLASTSAPAERAGPKAGTSGFVQKETPSAEHAGSGSRGARDSVPPACPASISQRPGRQVVLLRRSGPKPGHSLGVPSPSHPSAPSSGRPSSSRADVPSLPEVGGRSERGPDGPESPTSEGDSALHDSNVAREIFRRVLFPADWAEFETIDPDSLVDQIYCTAIQHLHEINMLVLIALECQEKARRSQRQQEGAEKRLAESEAARREAVARMEAAEYERRSAIDQLEEKKASHALAKSELRASEARLVEARFKIAGRKYEEGVLRLKIEQLEAREKRALEEARDAVQLLQESKEFPDLMEEEAVD; translated from the exons ATGGTGACCAGTAATGCGGCTCTTTTCGCCCGATATAAGAAGAGGGCGGCCGAGGCTGGTGGGGCTCCTCCCGAGCCCAAGAAGAAGGCCAAGTTGGCCTCAACTTCCGCTCCCGCCGAGAGGGCGGGTCCTAAAGCCGGGACTTCCGGATTCGTCCAGAAGGAAACTCCATCTGCCGAGCACGCGGGCTCGGGCTCTAGGGGGGCAAGGGATTCGGTGCCCCCAGCCTGCCCGGCCTCCATCTCCCAGCGGCCGGGTCGGCAAGTTGTCCTCCTGCGGCGCTCGGGTCCCAAACCGGGCCACAGCCTTGGAGTCCCGAGCCCCTCTCATCCTTCTGCTCCGAGCTCCGGCCGGCCAAGCTCATCGAGGGCTGACGTCCCAAGCTTGCCCGAGGTCGGAGGCCGCTCCGAGAGGGGGCCTGATGGCCCGGAGTCTCCGACCAGtgagggcgattcggccctcCATGATAGCAATGTCGCGCGCGAAATATTTCGCCGCGTGTTGTTCCCAGCTGACTGGGCCGAGTTTGAGACCATCGATCCCGACAGCCTTGTTGATCAGATCTACTGTACTGCCATCCAA CATCTTCATGAGATCAACATGCTGGTGCTCATAGCGTTGGAGTGCCAGGAGAAGGCTCGAAGGAGCCAAAGGCAGCAGGAGGGGGCCGAGAAGAGGCTCGCCGAGTCCGAGGCCGCGCGGAGGGAGGCCGTCGCGAGGATGGAGGCTGCAGAATACGAGCGGCGATCGGCGATCGACCAACTTGAGGAGAAGAAGGCCTCGCACGCTTTGGCGAAGTCGGAGCtgcgcgcctccgaggcgcgtCTAGTCGAGGCTCGTTTCAAGATTGCCGGCCGTAAGTATGAGGAGGGGGTCCTTCGCCTGAAgatcgagcagctcgaggctCGAGAAAAAAGGGCACTGGAGGAGGCTCGAGACGCGGTGCAACTCTTGCAGGAGTCGAAAGAGTTTCCTGATTTAATGGAGGAGGAGGCCGTGGACTGA